The genomic DNA ccttctcccatccactccctcccacctctctctctctctcccccctccttctcccatcctcctccctccctccctccctcccacctctcctctcctctcccttctcctctctctctctagttaatAATGCAGGTATAGGTCTGGTGGGACCAGTGGAAAGCATCAGTATAGCTGAGATGAAGAGTGTGTTTGAGACCAACTTCTTCGGTGTGATCCGGATGATCAAGGAGGTGATGCCAGATATGAagaagaggaagggaggacaCATCATAGTGGTCAGCAGTGTCATGGGACTACAGGGTATGGAACTATactttattgattgattgattgattgattgattgattgattggctgATGTGAAAAAGAGGAGGGGATACACATCATAGTGGTCCAAGCGATATGTGGCAAATGTGATATGTTCACTTTTTAATAAAAGCACCAAACTCGGTACACTTGTACAGTTTGAGGCCCTGAACATTTTCAGATATGGAGACCTTGCAAAAACGCCTCCTGGCAGCCGTGGCGGCCATTTTATATTCTGCCACAGTCGGACAGTGTGTTTTCCTGTCCTATCTGCTGAAACAAACATGAATACACAGAAAAGGTGATGTCTACATCTACGTTTTGATGGTGAAGGATGACAATGGTTCCGTGTACAACATGATAAACGGTTGAGAAGATGATATAATGGTGGACTTGTATGTAACGGTGAAGGATGACAGTGGTTCCGTGTACAACATCATAAACGGTTGAGAAGATGATATAATGGTGGACTTGTATGTAACGATGAAGGATGACAGTGGTTCCGTGTACAACATGATAAACGGTTGAGAAGATGATATAATGGTGGACTGGTATGTAACGGTGAAGGATGACAGTGGTTCCGTGTACAACATCATAAATGGTTGAGAATATGAAATAATGGTGGACTTGTATGTAACGGTGAAGGATGACAATGGTTCCGTGTACAACATCATAAACGGTTGAGAAGATGATATAATGGTGGACTTGTATGTAACGGTGAAGGATGACAGTGGTTCTGTGTACGACATCATAAATGGTTGAGAATATGATATAATGGTGGACTTGTATGTAACGGTGAAGGATGACAATGGTTCCGTGTACAACATCATAAACGGTTGAGAAGATGATATAATGGTGGACTTGTATGTAACGGTGAAGGATGACAATGGTTCCGTGTACGACATCATAAATGGTTGAGAATATGATATAATGGTGGACTTGTATGTAACGGTGAAGGATGACAGTGGTTCCGTGTACGACATCATAAATGGTTGAGAATATGATATAATGGTGGACTTGTATGTAACGGTGAAGGATGACAGTGGTTCTGTGTACGACATCATAAACGGTTGAGAAGATGATATAATGGTGGACTTGTATGTAACGGTGAAGGATGACAGTGGTTCCGTGTACGACATCATAAACGGTTGAGAAGATGATATAATGGTGGACTGGTATGTAACGGTGAAGGATGACAGTGGTTCCGTGTACGACATGATAAACGGTTGAGAAGATGATATAATGGTGGACTTGTATGTAACGGTGAAGGATGACAGTGGTTCCGTGTACGACATCATAAACGGTTGAGAAGATGATATAATGGTGGACTTGTATGTAACGGTGAAGGATGACAATGGTTCCGTGTACGACATCATAAACGGTTGAGAAGATGATATAATGGTGGACTTGTATGTAACGGTGAAGGATGACAGTGGTTCTGTGTACGACATCATAAACGGTTGAGAAGATGATATAATGGTGGACTTGTATGTAACGGTGAAGGATGACAGTGGTTCCGTGTACGACATCATAAACGGTTGAGAAGATGATATAATGGTGGACTGGTATGTAACGGTGAAGGATGACAGTGGTTCCGTGTACGACATGATAAACGGTTGAGAAGATGATATAATGGTGGACTTGTATGTAACGGTGAAGGATGACAGTGGTTCCGTGTACGACATCATAAACGGTTGAGAAGATGATATAATGGTGGACTTGTATGTAACGGTGAAGGATGACAATGGTTCCGTGTACAACATGATAAACGGTTGAGAAGATGATATAATGGTGGACTTGTATGTAACGGTGAAGGATGACAGTGGTTCCGTGTACGACATCATAAATGGTTGAGAATATGATATAATGGTGGACTTGTATGTAACGGTGAAGGATGACAGTGGTTCCGTGTACGACATCATAAATGGTTGAGAATATGATATAATGGTGGACTTGTATGTAACGGTGAAGGATGACAGTGGTTCTGTGTACGACATCATAAATGGTTGAGAATATGATATAATGGTGGACTTGTATGTAACGGTGAAGGATGACAGTGGTTCCGTGTACGACATGATAAACGGTTGAGAAGATGATATAATGGTGGACTTGTATGTAACGGTGAAGGATGACAGTGGTTCCGTGTACAACATGATAAACGGTTGAGAAGATGATATAATGGTGGACTTGTATGTAACGGTGAAGGATGACAGTGGTTCCGTGTACAACATGATAAACGGTTGAGAAGATGATATAATGGTGGACTTGTATGTAACGGTGAAGGATGACAGTGGTTCCGTGTACAACATGATAAACGGTTGAGAAGATGATATAATGGTGGACTTGTATGTAACGGTGAAGGATGACAGTGGTTCCGTGTACAACATGATAAACGGTTGAGAAGATGATATAATGGTGGACTTGTATGTAACGGTGAAGGATGACAGTGGTTCCGTGTACAACATGATAAACGGTTGAGAAGATGATATAATGGTGGACTTGTATGTAACGGTGAAGCCATGTGAAGAAATTCAATGTAAAATCGCCTGTTTCATAGACTATTATGTCTGTTGTTCATTTGAAAATTGGATGAAACTCATTTctttatgttttgttttttgtacataatgcttGTGACCAGATGTGGTAGTAGTGGGGATCCTGGTGAAATAGTGCTCTCTGATCTCAGGTGTGGTGTTTAATGACGTGTACGCTGCCTCTAAGTTTGCCATGGAAGGGTTTTGTGAGTGTCTGGCTGTACAGCTGCTCAAGTTTAACGTCACGTGAGTCTCTCTAACACAGATGTTTTCCTAAATTAATggctttattttttacatttaatatCTATATTTTGTCGGGGACGGACCAATTAAAACATACGATTAGAAACAtgatctctcttctctccttctccccctctttcttttctgtccttctccccctctcttttctctctccttctccccctctcttttctctctccttctccccctctcttttctctctccatccctctttccctccttctcatcctctccctcttccctttctttccctttctttctctccctcctctccctcttccctttctttctctccctcctctccctcttccctttctttctctccctcctctcccctcccctccccccctctccctcctcctagtATGTCTATGATAGAGCCAGGCCCGGTCCATACAGAGTTTGAATCTAAGATGATTCAGGACGTCCGTCAGAAAGAGTTCCCTGGGGCCGATGCCGATACCGTCAACTACTTTAAAAACGTCTACCTGCCGTCCTCCGTCGACATCTTTGAGACGCTAGGACAGACCCCCGATGACATCGCCAGGGTTAGTCCACCTGCTTGAGTGTGTGTCTggcctaccctctctctctactctctctctctctctctctagctctctacactctctctccctccctctgtctctctactctctccctctgtctctactaccctctctctctcctctctccctctatttttttctctctctctccacctgtctttctctccctttcctcccccagcagTGCACcaactagtctctctctccttctcttccaccCCCAGCAGTGCACTAActagtctctctcactctcctgtaGTGTACGAAGAAGGTGATTGAGCAGGGCAGTTCTGCACGGTTCCGGAACCTTACCAACCCGCTGTACACGCCCATCGTGGCACTGAAGTATGCAGATGAGACGGGCGGCCTGTCGGTGCACGCCTTCTACCATATGTTGTTCAACCTGGGGCCCCTGATGCACGTTAGCATGAAGGCTATGCAGTACCTGACCTGTGGATGTCTACGCTCCAGGACCATCTCCCctaactagacacacacacagagacacacgagcatgcagagacaacacacacaggcacacggaGGCACacggaggcacacacacacacacacactagtatgCAGTACCTGACCTGTGGATGTCTGCGCTCCAGAACCATCTCACCCAACACACACGGAGGGtcaagacacacactcacacggagagtcaagacacacactcacacacagagagtcaagacacacacacacacagagagtcaagACACACTCACACGGAGAGTCAAAACACACGGAGAGTCAAAACACACGGAGAGTCAAAACACACGGAGAGTCAAAACACACGGAGAGTCAAGACACACGGAGAGTCAAGACACACACGGAGGGtcaagacacacactcacacggagggtcaagacacactcacacagagagtcaagacacacactcacacggagAGTCAAGACACACACTGTAAAGACAAACTCAAAACCCCCCCCCTGCAGTTTTAAAGTGTTCCTCCCTCTGTGAGCTGCCATACTTTGTACTGTTTGTTTTGATAGAAGCAGGACCTACAGATGTTGAAatgtaacctctctgtctgtctaacataGACTATGTATGTATAGACACTATCTTGTGTGTAATGCATGTCATTTTGAATAGAATGGATCGGCTCTATTTTGACATTAAAAGCTATTTCTACCTTCTTGAGAAGTCCATGATTTGTGTTGGTACAATAATATGACATTCCATTACTGTTGTCATGTTCCTTAATTATGATTTTGGGGAATTATTCAGAATAGCTGTTTTGGTCGTTAAGATATAATATATTTGTATGATTATTCAACCTGATAGAAAAGACATCAGTGAAGTTGAGATGAATGGAATGTGTAGTCGCTCCGTTAAACCACAAGATGGCGCTATCGACACGTAAATCAATTACAAACAGTTTGAGTGAAGAAGTTGCTTTCTTTGGAACCAGTTTGGAACCGTGATTAACTGCCAAAATGATCTTCAAGCCAATTCACATATGATCTGAGACTGGGTAAAATATAATGTTATCatgccctagttaaataaatgttgaaTAAAATGTTAAATCCTATTCAGAAAGAAAGATGAAATGAATTTGCGCGCAATATGCGCAGCCACGACGGTCTAGAGCGCACAGATCTGTATTCTCGCGGGAACAGCGCATATCTCGTTCTGTTAAAACAGGGCAAACAACAACAGCAGCGGGCAACTTTCAAAATCAAGTGTGAAGGGAAAAATCAACATTTCTATCATTTTCTATAACGTTTCCAGATACAACAAACACGATTTAATAGTCGGATTATTTGTCCACGTTCACCCGATCAACATTGATTAGTCTATTgatctagctagcttgctaactagcCTTCAGTAAACACGCTGTGGGCGCGCAAGATGGCGGTCAGTgcagatcatttgttttggttgttgaAGGAATGATTGGATTTCTTTACCCAAATATGACCGTTTGGTAGTTCATTTCTACGGTGATAAACCCCGTGTGAATATGGTTTAGTTTGTTTACCAACGTAATTGATTATTTTCTGCAAGTTTTCCACCTCTAAAACTAAGTTTGACACTACTAGATACCCAGATAAGCTTGCTAGCTCAAACTAGCTTGTAGAACGCACATGGAAACTTCCACGACCAGAACCAAAAGGAAAGAAATGGGGAGATCGTCAGATGGACAGTTAACCACAAAAGATGGTGTGGTTGTGGGCACTCCTCTTCAGAATGTAACTGTGGGGGGAGATACTCCAATGGGTGATGACAATGTGGTGAGTATGGACAACAATACTCACAACTTGCGCCCCTCCAGTCCCCAGCTCAGGCCTTACGACCTTACGACCCCGGCACTCCAGTCAAACCCCAGGGGAAAAGATGAGAGCCAAGAGGGTATGTCACTTATTGAGATGCAATTGTGGTAACAATATCTGGTTATCATATGACAACAACCACTCTGCAGGTGTAGCAGTTTTAATAGGTGCCTTTAAAGGGAAGGTCATCAGTAGGAAGACTCATAACTCTGCAGGTGTAGCAGTTTTAATAGGTGCATTTAAAGGGAAGGTCGTCAGTAGTAACACTCACCACTCTGCAGGTGTAGCAGTTTTAATAGGTGCATTTAAAGGGAAGGTCATCAGTAGTAAGACTCACCACTCTGCAGGTGTAGCAGTTTTAATAGGTGCATTTAAAGGGAAGGTCATCAGTAGGAAGACTCACCGCTCTGCAGGTGTAGCAGTTTTAATAGGTGCATTTAAAGGGAAGGTCGTCCGTAGTAACACTCACCACTCTGGACGTTGGTTCATTTTAACAGTGAATttcaacagtgaaatgtttttattagggaatatttatgcatccaacaacaaacaaaacaacggGATATTATGTCAAGAATTTGAAGAAGAGACTCAGAGTTCTAGGTGTATTTCAGGATATCAAAATTATCTTAGGTGGAGATTTTAATTCTGTATCtaatgtgatgattgacagatATCCCCCTCCTAACAGATCCAGCATTGTTAATCCTGAGTTTAATAACTGCCATCTTGGATTAGTCGATGTTTGGAGATCTAAATGTCCTGATAAAAAGGACTTCACTTGGAGTAACAAGGACACGTCCAGACAGTCAACAATTGACTTCTGGTTGATTTCTAATTCATTAGAAAATTCTGTAGTGAAGGTATCAATTGAACCATCAAGTCTTACTGATCATAAAGTTATATTCTTATCTTTAAATATTAATGGATCTGAAGTTAAACCGAATCGGAGTTATTGGAAACTCAATAGTAGACTGTTGGAAGATGATCATTTCAAGATGGATGCCAAAGATATTATACAAGACAATTGGAAGAAAGCCCAACTATTTAAGTCTTGTGGGAAATATTGGGAATTCATGAAGTGTGAAATAAGACAAACAGCCATATGAAGAGGTAAAGAAATTGCTGAACTTAAAAGATTGAGGGAAGATAAACTTATTAAGGAAATCCTTTCTCTAATCTCTATGGAGGACCTTGATGAAGAAGGAACGGGTAAGTTATTCTCTTTACAACTAGAAATGGACCGGATGTATGAAGAGAGAGCAAAAGGGGCATTGGTAAGATCAAGAAGGAGATGGTTGGAGGAAGGTGgggaaaaatacaaaatacttttacaatttagaaagaaaaaaatattttcatgAGCTTAATATAGAGATGGCAAAGAAAATGAAAACCCAAAAGATATTTCAAAATATGTTTCAGAATTCCATGGTAACCTTTATACCAGTGATGCCTGTCCCACTAACAACATATCTGCCTTGCTAGGACTCTGTCAAAGACTATGCAACATTTATAGATGAAGACTTCCAAAAGTCTTGTGATCAAATTATTTCTatcaatgaaaaaaaaaaaaaatgtatcagcaAGTTGAAAGAGAACACATCTCCAGGGAATGAAGGCATTATCAGTGAATTCTATAAATATTATCAGTGAATTCTATAAATGTTATCAGTGAATTCTATAAATATTATCAGTGAATTCTATAAATGTTATCAGTGAATTCTATAAATATTATCAGTGAATTCTATAAATATTATCAGTGAATTCTATAAATATTATCAGTGAATTCTATAAATATTATCAGTGAATTCTATAAATATTATCAGTGAATTCTATAAATATTATCAGTGAATTCTATAAATGTTATCAGTGAATTCTATAAATATTATCAGTGAATTCTATAAATATTATCAGTGAATTCTATAAATATTATCAGTGAATTCTATAAATGTTATCAGAAGGATATTATTGAatttatgtttcatgtttttaaGGAGGCAATTGATTTAGGGGTCCTGCCTGTTTCTATGACACAAGGCCTCCTTTCTGTAATACCCAAACCAAACAAACATTCTATGATGTAAGAAAACTGGAGACCGATCACATTAATGAACAACGATGGAAAGATACTTGCATCCATCCATTCAGAAAGACTGAAAAAAAGGTGTTGACCAAATCATTGATGAAACCCAGTCTGGTTTTATTAAGGGCAGACATATAGGTATTCTACTAGTATTGGACTTGATAGACGACAATGAGCACATTATGGAAGAtaactttattttatttgtagACTTTTACAAGGTATTTGATACAGTtggacattattttatttttgacacTCTTAATTTTTTTTGGTTTTGGTCAATATTTTCCAAATGTAATTAAGACACTTTACAATAATAGTAACAGCCCTGTTAAATTATCCCACGGAACTTTACAGAGATTAGACGTGGAATTAAACAAGGATGCCCAATTTTCTCCTTTCTTATTTGTATTGATCACACAAGTTATGACACTTCATATAAATAAGGATAGTTTTAGGGGTATTCGGATACAAGACAAAGAGATAAAATATTGACCAATTGGCTGACGACACCAgcatttaaaaatataaaaaaagatcCTAATGAAGTCAGGAAAGCTGTTGAGTGTATTAATGCCTTCCACACATGTATCAGGTTTATCTCTGAATATCAGGAAATGTGAATAATTTTTGTGGAAAAGATGTGACTTaaactcagtatgtaatatcCCTGTAAAAGATGTGATCACATATCTTGGTATTACAGTTAGCAAAGATCAGAAAGAAAGGGCCGACTTAAATTTCTCTCCTATTGTAGAGGACATTGGAAAGAGATTTAACTCCTGGTTATTACGAAATCTTTATCTGGGCGTGTACTTTTATCAGTTTTATTATTAGTTTATACCTCCCTTGCCTTGGATGGTCCTCTGTCAGTAACTAAAATGGTTGATACTAAATAATTTAACGTCATATGGAGGAATAAAGCTCATTATTTAAGAAAAGCGGTAATATGTAGCACCCAAGGTGAGAGAGGGTTGAATACTCTGGATTGTAAAACCTCTAATATAATATTTATGATTAAATGGAAACAAaactatttaagaaataaggatTGCATTTGGAATATCATCCCTAATTTAATATTCCAATAGATTGGTGGTCTAGAAGTCTTACTAAAATGCAACGTTGATTTGGGTAAAATCCCTATTAAGCTGCAAACTTTCATAAACAAGTACTTCTAACTTGGAACCTCACGTACAAACACTATGTTTCCCCTCATAGGTAATACAATCTGGAACAATAAAGacataaaatacaaaaacatctTTATTGTTCCAGAACTGGTTtgacaacaacattatttgggtgaAACAATTATTGAATAATGTGATTATCCAGAATTTATGAGAACACACAATTCATTCCTGAGGAGTATCAaattgttgttagagctgtccctaaaggtgttgttagagctgtccctaaaggtgttgttagagctgcccctaaaggtgttgttagagctgtccctaaaggtgttgttagagctgcccctaaaggtgttagagctgcccctaaaggtgttgttagagctgtccctaaaggtgttgttagagctgcccctaaaggtgttgttagagctgtccctaaaggtgttgttagagctgtccctaaaggtgttgttagagctgtccctaaaggtgttgttagagctgtccctaaaggtgttgttagagctgcccctaaaggtgttagagctgcccctaaaggtgttgttagagctgtccctaaaggtgttgttagagctgtccctaaaggtgttgttagagctgcccctaaaggtgttagagctgcccctaaaggtgttgttagagctgtccctaaaggtgttgttagagctgtccctaaaggtgttgttagagctgcccctaaaGGTGCTTCTCttaggagaatataacaataATGTGCAACTGTTGAGGGTTTTGTAGCCTCAGTTCTCAATGAGAAGAcatgtatatttattttaatacctttatttaaccaggcaagtcagtaagtcagtaagaacaaattcttattttcaatgacggcctaggaacagtgggttaactgccttgtcctagaacgacagatttgtaccttgtcagctcgggggtttgaacttgcaaccttccggttactagaccaacgctctaaccactaggctaccctgccgccccatatgagGAAACTATGTCATGTAACTATGTCAACATGTTACTATTCCCTCTGCTAaaatgtactggaatgcagccctaagaCAAGTGAACTGGAGCAAAGTTTCGTTGTTGTCTGGTAAATATTGTATATCTAATAAGGTGAAAGAAGTATCATACAAACTCATTCATAGAATCTACCCTGTAAAGACATTTATTATACAcagatttaaaatagctattgaTAACAAATGTCTATTTTGTGGCTGTGACCCAGAGACTCTTGACCATTTGTTTTGGGACTGTTCTTATGTCAGAAGATTTTGGAGTGAGTTAGAAGATTAATGTAATGGAATGTCATATTATTGTACCAATATAAATCAGGGACTTCTCAAGAAGGTAGAAAGAGCTTTTAATGTCAAAATAGAGCCGATCCATTCTATTCAAAAtgacacacattacacacaagaTAGACTATGTATGTATAGACACtatgttagacagacagagaggttacatTTCACCTTATGTTGTACCTCTGTTTGTCTTATGTAGCAGACAAAGGCAGGCAACTACACAGGACAAGATAGACTATGTATGTATAGACACtatgttagacagacagagaggttacatTTCACCTTATGTTGTACCTCTGTTTGTCTTATGTAGTAAAAATAATGGATTTCAGCAGACAAAGGCAGGCAGGCAActacacaggacagacagaggtacATGGTAACCACAActacacaggacagacagaggtacAAGCATTTACCACGTTACCTTTTTAAGAAATCGATGTAGTCGGAGCTGAACTCTACAGACCCTTGTCACTGTTTGACCCCGGGGAGAAGATTATCTCCAAAAACCTCCGTCATGGGGTCAATGACTCTTCTGTGTAATGTACTGGAACTGAGATTCATGATTTAAGGGCTGGTAAGTAAGCAAAAGATAACCCAAATAATTCCTCCACATTGCTGTCGTTGCCATAGCAACGTGAGCTAGCTAGTTCCATTTTATTAGCGGGGATTCCTAGTGCATGGAATATTGAGCAcgttctatccctttatcatttaGTGAAACTCACCTTTCACTTGTTGTGCTTCCTCTTTTGGATCCATCTCTAGCCTTCAATGTCTGAACCAATGTCCACAGAGTCCCCGGGTTCTGG from Oncorhynchus mykiss isolate Arlee unplaced genomic scaffold, USDA_OmykA_1.1 un_scaffold_216, whole genome shotgun sequence includes the following:
- the LOC110494884 gene encoding retinol dehydrogenase 8 isoform X1, whose amino-acid sequence is MANPGQKVVLITGCSSGIGLRMAVMLAKDEKQRYHVIATMRDLKRKDKLVEAAGDAYGKSLSLAVLDVCTDESVKQCIDGIKDRHVDVLINNAGIGLVGPVESISIAEMKSVFETNFFGVIRMIKEVMPDMKKRKGGHIIVVSSVMGLQGVVFNDVYAASKFAMEGFCECLAVQLLKFNVTMSMIEPGPVHTEFESKMIQDVRQKEFPGADADTVNYFKNVYLPSSVDIFETLGQTPDDIARCTKKVIEQGSSARFRNLTNPLYTPIVALKYADETGGLSVHAFYHMLFNLGPLMHVSMKAMQYLTCGCLRSRTISPN
- the LOC110494884 gene encoding retinol dehydrogenase 8 isoform X2; its protein translation is MANPGQKVVLITGCSSGIGLRMAVMLAKDEKQRYHVIATMRDLKRKDKLVEAAGDAYGKSLSLAVLDVCTDESVKQCIDGIKDRHVDVLSVVFNDVYAASKFAMEGFCECLAVQLLKFNVTMSMIEPGPVHTEFESKMIQDVRQKEFPGADADTVNYFKNVYLPSSVDIFETLGQTPDDIARCTKKVIEQGSSARFRNLTNPLYTPIVALKYADETGGLSVHAFYHMLFNLGPLMHVSMKAMQYLTCGCLRSRTISPN